The following proteins are encoded in a genomic region of Drosophila willistoni isolate 14030-0811.24 chromosome 3R, UCI_dwil_1.1, whole genome shotgun sequence:
- the LOC124459889 gene encoding sodium/potassium-transporting ATPase subunit beta-1, with amino-acid sequence MPNNMIRPKGPYVLQRLNRRQIEHQEELRRRLNNRLYVPEPKMTFIRLLKLIGYFCIFYLVLGLFAWCYMELLFFGIAKDDQPHRIKAPGLSAVPGYLVGVEKQIIWRSDLTNEIGSLMRQIEDFVEPYGFEGERFLRPCNLDNNWGYTSRQPCILLKLNFSQNFTVFTYNDGITLPDEAPMALYNYLTQAAEEMRRNRIWINCEFTEDHEDAYFEYIPYRYYDADGLFQKQHDYLQFVSENLTEIEVHEDPAYRRVLGVQVLNLPTNMDIHCKCAVWAKNIPLNLGTVKFMLHLIEVVKEENDID; translated from the coding sequence ATGCCGAATAATATGATTAGACCCAAAGGACCTTATGTCCTTCAACGGCTAAATCGACGACAAATAGAACATCAAGAGGAATTACGTCGCCGCCTGAATAACAGATTATATGTGCCCGAAccaaaaatgacttttattcGTCTATTGAAATTAATTGGATATTTCTGCATATTCTATTTAGTGTTGGGACTCTTTGCTTGGTGCTATATGGAATTACTATTTTTTGGCATAGCCAAGGACGATCAGCCGCATAGGATCAAAGCTCCCGGATTATCCGCCGTGCCAGGATATTTGGTGGGTGTTGAAAAACAGATTATTTGGAGATCAGATTTAACAAATGAAATCGGATCCCTGATGAGGCAAATAGAGGATTTTGTCGAGCCTTATGGCTTTGAAGGTGAACGTTTTCTAAGACCTTGCAATTTGGATAATAATTGGGGTTACACTTCAAGGCAACCGTGTATActattaaaattgaatttctctCAAAATTTCACTGTATTCACATATAACGATGGCATCACATTGCCCGATGAAGCGCCCATGGCATTATACAATTATCTTACCCAGGCCGCCGAAGAAATGCGTAGAAATCGCATTTGGATAAATTGTGAATTTACGGAGGATCACGAGGATGCCTATTTCGAATATATACCCTACAGATATTACGATGCCGATGGTTTGTTTCAAAAGCAACATGattatttacaatttgtttcCGAAAACTTGACCGAAATTGAAGTTCACGAAGATCCTGCATATCGTCGCGTTTTGGGAGTACAAGTGTTGAATCTTCCGACGAATATGGACATACATTGTAAATGTGCGGTCTGGGCAAAAAATATACCATTAAATCTGGGAACTGTCAAATTTATGCTGCATTTAATAGAAGTTGTTAAAGAAGAAAACGATATAGATTAA
- the LOC6650244 gene encoding uncharacterized protein LOC6650244 encodes MTMTEKLVPAPLSRIPGTSQVKEKHSKDLKTLNYVELLDMKERQGKFLTFKKRLDQLPDKGRRLKESYDKLLDEITRRDDVEAAARMLSELNIASKGRVALDNLEWNGKMTDDHVADILDSDDELEMDPLKIIAQGTMHEKKVKVLPAEVTLITAEDLAEIETFKGASTSPDSTVPADLIEVKLSRLALTKESNDSAPAPTLPLEQHALYLIDKTEHQRSDNDPPVREKFKPFRTTVSNVHDPDKERVRKKGKHWEITAATPPLIQHKEVQLVPLAESANLQVDYMQRIKKLKIKQAEERLARQGAIKDLPTLALPSDSILKTKESFQNYRNPQIDYLIEGKTKAIEANEVLDPTTTEASGTSGIHYTVYE; translated from the exons atgacAATGACGGAAAAGTTGGTGCCTGCCCCATTAAGCCGAATTCCCGGCACGAGCCAGGTAAAGGAGAAGCACAGCAAGGATCTAAAAACCTTGAACTATGTAGAACTGCTTGATATGAAGGAGCGGCAAGGAAAATTTCTTACATTCAA AAAACGTTTAGATCAATTGCCTGATAAAGGAAGGCGATTAAAGGAATCATATGACAAGTTGCTGGATGAGATTACACGACGCGATGATGTAGAAGCAGCTGCACGGATGCTAAGTGAGCTAAATATTGCATCCAAGGGGAGAGTTGCCTTGGACAATTTGGAATGGAATGGCAAGATGACAGATGACCATGTGGCTGATATACTCGACAGCGATGATGAGTTGGAAATGGATCCTTTAAAGATAATTGCCCAAGGCACAATGCACGAGAAGAAGGTTAAAGTATTGCCAGCTGAAGTCACTCTAATAACAGCTGAAGATTTGGCCGAAATAGAGACATTCAAGGGGGCGAGTACTTCTCCAGACTCTACCGTACCTGCTGATCTTATCGAGGTTAAATTATCCCGATTGGCCTTGACAAAGGAGTCAAACGACTCTGCCCCAGCGCCGACACTCCCGCTGGAGCAGCATGCTCTCTATCTCATCGACAAGACAGAGCATCAAAGGTCAGACAACGACCCTCCAGTGCGTGAGAAATTTAAACCCTTTCGCACTACAGTCTCCAATGTTCATGATCCTGATAAAGAACGTGTCCGCAAAAAGGGCAAACATTGGGAAATCACCGCGGCAACTCCACCACTAATCCAACACAAAGAAGTTCAGCTAGTACCATTGGCAGAATCAGCCAATTTGCAAGTGGATTATATGCAAAGgataaagaaattgaaaatcaaacaaGCGGAAGAACGTTTGGCTAGGCAAGGGGCCATCAAAGACTTACCAACCTTAGCTTTGCCCAGTGATTCGatattgaaaacaaaagaGTCTTTTCAAAACTATCGTAATCCTCAAATTGATTACTTAATCGAGGGTAAAACAAAGGCCATTGAGGCCAATGAAGTTCTAGATCCAACCACTACGGAGGCGTCCGGTACGAGTGGAATTCACTATACGGTTTACGAATAA
- the LOC6650242 gene encoding sodium/potassium-transporting ATPase subunit beta-1, with amino-acid sequence MPEDVMVPSGNYKVRKRFRNEEHRRSKKDMPWTKQILDLNENRFFGRTAWAWCRIVSFYLLLYLLIFLILLCLYLIFRFYFIQKDRPSILKEAPGLSIVPRNESTITFYYNQMPDIYPLCDRIDEFLEKLDDEAFEYFHECNGDKLWGYNEKKPCVFVKLNKIFGFKPEVYTSPTELPSEAPPELTTIMGKFKGHDRIWLTCELSQGKLPKIVYIPGPYFDTEELAGVSRVVALQLTEMPENKEIFVSCRVWAKNIKIDLKQTGRGNAKFSMKMKVKKSNNNPPDNLETRPTKFKVWKPNQDQQRIFYDEDLQLPDVPDLEAEDDGVKTDTRSAIPTEPPDKLKR; translated from the coding sequence ATGCCCGAGGATGTTATGGTCCCATCAGGAAACTACAAGGTGCGCAAGCGGTTCCGCAATGAGGAGCATCGACGGAGCAAGAAAGACATGCCCTGGACAAAACAGATATTAGATCTAAATGAGAATCGGTTTTTTGGCCGGACAGCCTGGGCATGGTGCCGGATAGTGTCGTTTTATCTCCTGCTGTATTTGCTCATTTTTCTAATTCTGCTCTGCCTATATCTGATCTTTCGATTTTATTTTATCCAAAAAGACAGACCTAGTATACTAAAGGAGGCACCTGGTCTGTCAATTGTGCCGAGGAATGAGTCAACAATAACCTTTTATTACAACCAGATGCCAGATATCTATCCACTTTGCGACCGCATCGATGAGTTTCTCGAGAAATTGGATGATGAGGCCTTTGAGTATTTTCACGAATGCAATGGCGATAAATTATGGGGTTATAATGAGAAGAAACCgtgtgtttttgttaaattaaataagATATTCGGATTTAAGCCTGAGGTGTACACCTCACCCACCGAACTGCCAAGCGAGGCGCCTCCAGAGTTGACGACGATAATGGGTAAATTCAAAGGTCACGATCGAATTTGGCTAACCTGTGAATTGTCTCAGGGGAAACTACCAAAAATTGTCTACATTCCGGGTCCGTATTTTGACACCGAGGAGTTGGCGGGCGTTAGTCGTGTCGTTGCATTGCAACTGACAGAAATGCCCGAGAATAAGGAGATTTTTGTATCCTGCAGAGTTTGGgcaaaaaacattaaaatcgATCTGAAGCAAACTGGCAGGGGTAATGCCAAGTtttcaatgaaaatgaaggtgaagaagagcaacaacaacccaCCGGATAACCTTGAAACAAGACCCACCAAGTTTAAAGTTTGGAAGCCCAATCAAGACCAACAACGAATATTTTACGATGAAGATTTACAACTGCCTGATGTACCAGATCTAGAAGCGGAGGACGATGGTGTTAAAACTGATACACGTTCGGCTATACCAACTGAGCCACCAGATAAATTGAAACgataa